In Falco naumanni isolate bFalNau1 chromosome 15, bFalNau1.pat, whole genome shotgun sequence, the DNA window gcttttaaaggAAAGGCTATATAGTACCAAGCAAGCAGGAAACTCTTCCATTTTAACTTCCAGGAACTTCTCGCTCAGTGCACTCCCACTTCGTACATCGGTGCTCAGCAAGGGCACCATGCAGGCACCATGGCCAGGTGCTGCCATCGGACCCACTCTACAGGGCAGGGCAGCAATGGTTGGACTGTATTTCACATGAACGTCTGTATATTTCCAAGCAAGCAGCTTTCCCTTGCTCCTTATTACACACACCAACATGAAAGTCTGAATGTCACCGAGTCACTTTGGTCGGAAGGGACCTTTCAAGATCACCTAGTGCAAATGCCCTagctcaagcagggtcagcaaGAGCAGACTGTGTCCAGCTGGGCTTTGAATTCCTTCACAGATGGAGACCCCATGAGCTCTCTGAGGAACCTGCTCCTGCGTACAGCTGGGCTGTGTTACATCATCTGCACCCCCCCATCTTACAGACATAAGATCATGCAACATGACTGGAGGTGGTGTGAGGGAATCACCCGGGCCACATGGCACTTGTTCTCAGTCATCCTCTACAGCACAGTGTGAAAACCCTCACATTCCAGCAGGATACACCTGCTTTACTAACAGTGTTCCACAATTGAAGTTCAGTagtttgtttgtggggtttttcttctttctgaataaCCTTATTCatggagaaacaaaattattatcagtgcaaaaccaaaaaagcaaatgcaaaccCTGAAGTCTCAAGTTTAGCAGCACTGACTTTTCAGagcataaaaataatgcaagatGGCAAAGGACTCAAAGAAAGATAACTTTCTGGTAAGATCAAATTGCCTGGGGTGAGCAACATTCTAGCAAAAAGCCAGCCAAGTTCTGCAGTTAATatctgaagaaaagataaaCACAAGAATAAAACACTATGTAAAGAAAGGCACCAAAGCACCACTGCACATGCCCAAAAGCATTATAACAATACGTTACAACTGTTTCATAATACTGCAGATCTATTATCttacagcttttgtattaatgCAAATGAACTTCTAACTTACTTTAAAATGGGAGGAACATTAAACAGTATAAATTTTCATGAGGATAACACTTGTGAATGCGCAAAAGCAATGACAGAGGTCTGCTTAGATGGTACAATACTCTATTGGCATTTAACTTTCAGATATGGCTGGAAAACACTTGCTCAGTGTTGATGCTCAGCAACATAAGCCTAGCAGCAGTTCTCAAAGAAAGACCTACACACTAGAATATGCTtagtcattttaaaattaaaattacattttggaCTCTGACATCAGGACATGGTgcctttcagctgaaattttcattttcattctttaacCATCTTCTGACCACATTGTAATTTGAAGTCAGacttatgcttttaaaaaatttacaaccatgttttccaaaaaaacccacagtgaaCTCATTTTGTCAAAAGTCTTTAAAAGTAGCAAGCACATTTTGCCAAACATCTCTGGGAATATCAGCcagccagaaaaataaatcatttgggATGAGGCCACATCTGCCCCATCCCAAGCAGCTGAGCTGAGTTAGAAAATTCAAAACTTGCACAACTGTCAAAACTCAGGGATCTTTAAAAAGCCCAGAAAACAATGAATCCCTCAAACCCACAGCTGACAACCCTTCTACAAATACTAGCTCAGATCCTCAGCTTCATGGTGAAACACCAAGAATCTACTGCACACTAATATCTGATGGCCTTAGCAGAAACTTCTCTTGCCCTGTTAAACTTGTTTGGTTCTGATCATATctttaccatgactgtgacaATTTTgtaatctgttaaaaaacagaaaacaagatcaTGTTTCTGTAGCTCTTTGCCtcttaaacaaaataatgtttctaaAACTTGTGCTGTTAAAATCGGTCTTCCTAGTTTTCTCCCCCCCTGCTTGAATATTGTCTACTTCCACCTGTACATTGATTCATAGCTCCACTACTTTCTACAAATTACCTTTCCTCTACAATATTATGATGATATCCTATAATTACTACATCACTACTAACTACAGCTACCAACAGTACATCGAGTTGGGTAAATCATTATCTATCCAGGCTTAGATGTCAAACTTGTcgggaaagaaataaattatagaTCAATATTACTAGAACTGGAATGATCCATCCCACTTAATTAGAATGACCatatttcagtatatttcaGACAACAGTTAAAAAGATTCAGTGAATTACTTACATGAAAAAGTCAAACCCTTAAATAAATCTTAATAAGGCCAGTCCCTAAACAAATACTCCACAGAAGCAGGGTTATTTTCATGCacaatcataaaaaaatttAGTAGCAACACCACTAGCAACAGCTGAATTTCAAAACAATAGCTCCTTACACAGCAAGTACGAAACACTAAAGCTTCACAGCCTCATGTGGATAGACTGTGCTGACTAGCTGAAAAATTGTGGTTAGATTTCTAGGAGATGACTTAGCTCAAATGTCTTCACAACATATCTCTGTGTCAAGTTCATCCTGCATTTTGGGAAAATTGTAGAAGCCCAAACTAGTTGAAAGGCTTGACTGGAGCAGGTATGCACCTAGTATCGAACTGAATCTTACCCTTAGAAGCTGTGACAAGCCAAGCATGACATGGATGctgtaatgcaaaataaatttggaaaaacaaataaaaaaccccacagctatttatttatttatccacCCTAGTTGTTAGCAAAAGAATGGATCTTTCCTTTAGTCAGGGTCCATCTATGTGATGCATCTATCGTCTCTTATCCTTGCAATTAACCCACACAAGTTTTGGGTGAGAGTATCAACCCGAGCTGAGCGATTATTACAGAGAACTGGAACCTTGCCCAGAGGAAAGCCTTCATTAGAGCTGGGTTGGTGCTTCCAAGAGCCCGAGACACTTATTCTGtttcacagtgctgctgcctggccagggcCCTCTCTGCACACCAAGGATGTAGCTCTGcggaggcagccagcagcctccCTGTTGCAAAGGGGAGAAAGACTACTATGGCATTCTTCCTCCTTGTCTCTTAAAAATGCTGCCCTTCCTCAGTGTGAATGGCCTGTATCTGCCAAGATTCATTTTATTAACTGAACTACCACCTCCAGAATAGCTCTTGGGAGTggatttggttttaatttgccTGGAGGATGTCATTTGCTGCTTGTTGCACGAGGGAAGGAGCTGACAGCAGcgttgttttgtttcagttcatttttcagTGCAGTCAACAGGGTGAAATCACACATATTACCTAATTAAAGAAACTAAACATACAAATGAATCCGTATTTCTGTCTTGCACACTGCTGGCATACCATCTTAGAAgatgtacttttaaaaacaaagaaaaaaacaaaccaattttACTTCCCTTTGAGAAGCTCCACAAAGTAACACCATCAACCATTTTAGGACTACCCCGGCAGGTCAAGCCAGATCTATTGCTCTCTATCAGACCAGAGAAGATATATTTAAAtctaccaaaatattttctttagtatttaatatttctcAGTACTTTGATTTGCCCGTGTCCACAAAAGGACAAGCAATGTACAcggtcagaaaaaaaaatattaaaacaaatcgTGGAAACAGAactttttatttagctttttgctgctgaaaaatgtGGCAGGAACTTTTGGAGAATAATCCTTTCTATCTTTAGGAAAGcaactttgtattttcttcataaataatcaaaatacttcaaagatGCCGAGAGTACTGAAATCTCTTCCCTTAatggaaaagcatttgaagtatgtgggaggggagagggcGGGGGTGTTCTGGGCAGCTCTAAAGGTGCAACAGTATGCAAGCTTCCCGTACCATTCACACAGCTGAATGAAACTGATGTGAGCGAAGACAAAAAATTGGACTCAAGTGTTTATAACTCTGCCCATGTTTGTGATTGAGAAtggaagaaatatatttttggcaATAATTACAGCGGCTGTGTTCCTTCACCCTCCTAATCACTGATGATGAGTTTCTGGGGAACTGTCTGacttccccagcagcctgagctCCAGACGGCGTGTGCTGATGAGCAATGGAACACACCGAagctgtggcagctggaggctgcCTGCAGAAACGTGGTTAACAAACCCAACAAGTGCGCTGTAAAACGTGCTTTGCAGTCTTCAAACTTAAAATGTATAAACCTATCCGTCATCGATTTCCTATGACAAGCTGAAAAAGATGTGTTTCTTCCCACTCTGCAGCGGATCTAGGAAGTCgaaaggacaaaaaaggaaaaaaagaaacgaACTAAAAAGTGGCAAACGTTGTAGAGCACTCTTAGCGGGCGTGACGTGAAGCTCACGGGGCAGGGGTATGCTCAGGCAGTAGTTTCTGTACAGGCGGTAACGGGCCGATCCGACACGGAGCCTGGTACCGCCCGAACCCCGGCAAAGCTCAGGGCCCTTCGTGCCTGGCCCCGGCCTGGGCTGCGGGCGGCGCCGCTCGCCCTCACGGCCTGAGGCTGCGATCACGCAGCCAAGCTTCTGGAGAGGGGGAAAGGTGCctcgagaaaaaaaaaacaatttggCACATGAAAGGTTACGAGCAGAGCAGGGAATTAAGATTAATTCTGAAGCTCCCGACCTAGAGACAGCCCAGGCCGCCTGGCGAGGGGAGGCGCAGCGGGGGTTCCTAGGCCGCACCCCCGGCACGGCCCGCTAGGCCCTTCCCCGCTGCCGCCGGTGGGTCCCGCAGCCCCGGGACTCACCctgccccgcccgcccgcggcgcgCCCCGGCACCGTCCCCCGGAAGTGACGTTGGCCCCGCGCGACGGCGTGCTGCCGTGACGTCAGCGCGCGTGCGcagcgccccgccccgccgccgggaaGGTCGCAGCTGTGACCGgcccagccgccgccgccgccgccatgttGTCCGTGGCCGCCCGCTCCGGGCCCTTCGCGCCCTACCTGTCGGCCGCGGCGCACGCCGTGCCCGGCCCGCTGAAGCCGCTGGCGCCGGCCGCGGCGCGCCGGGCCGAGAAGGTGCCGCTGGACCTGAAGCGGCCCTTGCTCTGCCGGGAGTCCATGAGCGGCCGCGCGGCCCGGGGGGGCCTCGTCGCCGGCGCCAGTCTCAACGGTACgggcggaggggccgggggggcgggcggcgggccggggaCAGCGGCTGTGTCGCCGCAGCGGCTGGCGGGGGTGCTGTGGGCCCGGCAGCGCCGCGAGTGCGTGCAGAGGCGCTGGCGCTCGCCACCGTCCCGTCCCGTTTGGGTGCGGGTTGCGGCGGGGACAGCAGCAGCCGCTGGCTGCAGAGCCGGGGCCGGCCGGCGTGCCCGCAGCCGGGTATCGGTTTTGCGTTGCGAAGACGCAGGAAAACTGCGTTCAGCTCCATGGGGCGTTTAACGGGGGGCAGCCGAGCACCGCTGCGCAGCGAGAACTCGCGGCGCGTTTTACTGCTGCGGAAAAGCGGCTCTAACGGTGAATTCGGTGTGCTAGAACCAGCGCCGCGCTGCGCTCGGGGATCGCCGTGCCCCCGGCTCGCGCCCCGCTCGCCCAGCTCGGGcgcaggcagcctgcagcagcagcgcgcccccgccgggccctgcgcgcccccgccccgcagccggcGGAGCCTCGGGGAAGATGCGGCGCGGCCGCAGCGCTGCGCACCTCCCCTGGCACCGCCGCTGGTACCTCCCCGTGCAGGATGAGCTCCACTGAGAACTCTATAAACCTGTAACTATGACTGAACGTCAGCTACGTTAGTTTCAGTTAACATCAAGCCTGCTTTTTGCTGCATATAAGGAAGGTTTAGAAGTTAATCGTATTGCTTGTTGctaaatgagaaatattttaagtcttGACGCCGAAATAAATTGTCATGGTTGACTCTGTCAGAGgtttgaatttaatttctctgcaaTTAAAATCCTACAGCAAATACCTGCTGTATGCTCAGTTACTtgtaaataaacataaatatttccccCATCATTTTGCCTTTAAATCCCCAAGAGCTATTCTAGGTACTTTTGAGAGAATGAGTTTTATTAACCTCTCTTAATTTTGTGCCAACTGctagtgaaaaaataaagactaaatACTTTATAAATAAGAAGTGTTGCACTCTGGCAAGTAATATCATGTCTTTTGTGCGTTCTTCACTTTGGCTTATAGATGTTCCTTGAGGGAAGCCGCTTTCTTGTTCTGAAGAAACTAATGGAACACCTCTTGGTTAGCCATCACATTAGTTTAGCACACAGGTTTGATGTGAGAATCCCACTTGTAATGCTTGGTAACTGGATAATTATTAGTTTTATCCCTAAATCCTTCTATGAAGTGAGCCTGGCAAATAGGGAATTGtaggtttaaaaattatttattgggGCGGTTGGCTTTGACAATGGTTTAATGTAAAGAGGGATGCCTGATGCTGCTTTCTTTAATCTAAAAAATGCTTAACCACATACTGAAGATTATTAAAGGCATAGAAGATACTTAAgtcaaaagaaagcacaaaagtGTTCAGCAACAGATTTCTTTGTAGTagtttttttcagggaaactTTTGAATGGAAAACAGATATGTCTTTTCTTAGCTAGTCATGGTATCCTCCAGGAGGTTTTTCTTGAAGACTTCCAAAAAAACAGTTTACTTCAAACCCAGAACTTCTCACAGATTTTTGTGCATCCTTACCAGGCTACGTGTAATTTTCAAATAGGTAAAACTAAATTCACAAATCACCTGTTTTACCTATCAAAAATACCTTCTGGAAACCATTTTCCtacaaattaaaatcaaaatttatAACTAAAGGAATCCTACCCAGACTTGGGAATAACTTTTACCCATTATTccaaaaatgcaatttaaaaagtgTATATACATCATAATATTTTTTACCTGAAAGTTTtgtcatttcatatttttcttgcagcacCTGCCAGTGTTCGTTGCATCCATAATGATGTCGTGGTACCTGACTTCTCTGCCTATCGTCGTCAAGATGTGCTAGACGCCACCGTATCTTCTCAAGGCAGCAGTGAAGCTAGAAAAGGGTTTTCATACCTGTTGACTGCAACAACCTGTGTAGCAACTGCATATGCTGCTAAAAATGCTGTCACCCAGTTTATTTCCAGCCTGAGTGCCTCTGCTGATGTGCTAGCGTTGTCAAAGATTGAGATCAAGTTATCTGACATTCCAGAAGGCAAGAACATGGCTTTCAAGTGGAGAGGGAAGCCCCTTTTTGTGCGTCACAGAACCCAGGCAGAGATTAATCAGGAAGCTGAAGTTGATTTGTCTAAACTGAGGGATCCGCAGCATGACTTAGACAGAGTAAAGAAACCAGAGTGGGTCATATTGGTGGGTGTCTGCACTCATCTTGGTTGTGTGCCCATTGCTAACTCTGGAGATTTTGGCGGTTATTACTGCCCTTGTCATGGGTCCCATTATGATGCCTCTGGCAGAATCAGGAAAGGTCCTGCTCCCTATAACCTTGAGGTTCCGAGTTACCAGTTTCTTGGTGATGATGTTGTGGTTGTTGGCTGAATAATGAGGTGCTTGCTCACTTTCATGGCTCTGTGAATGTACACTCACAAAAGGGTTAACTGAGATTCTGGAATACTGTAAAACCAGATGATCCTAAAAACATATTAGCTGTCTAGATTCTCAACCAGAAGTATGTTGGAATACTTCcctgtgttttaattttaataaaaacttggAGTGAGCACTTCTTCGTGACTAACGataatgtgtatttatttgtgtatgGACTTCTAGTGTGTCCGGTCAAAGAGATACTACAGCAGATGCAGAATATGTTCATGGAGCCCTCCTGAAGGGCTGCTCATGCAAGATAGACACTGAACTACAAAGCCGTTGTTTCTTCATACCAcgtattttcattttttgtaattttgttttgttttgctgcattaTGGCAAGGAACATCTGAAAAAGGCCTTGCTATGAATTTCTAACAGTGAAGTAAGTTTCAAGATAGAATTCTATGAGATTTAATCCTTTTCCttccaatgtatttttttcccttgcttgttttcaaaggaagtgaaggaaaagtaaataaagacctacctagaaagaaaattattttacactGGTCAGAGGCAGCTTATAATTGTTTAGCTAGAATGATAGCAATGTAATTTTATGATGATTTGGACAAAAATAAGCATGTCATGTTAAGAGTTATAAAATAGTTGTTTTACTTGCAGATGAGCTTGATTTTACCTGTATCTAAACATCAGATCAGGTGCTTAGGACACTGGGAAATCTGACAGTTTTCCAAAAGAAGTTGAGAGGGAAGTAAAAAGGGAAATCCACCTTTTACAGAgggtgaaaaatgctttgtaagAACCACTCAGTCTGGACTAATCTCTGGTGTTAAACATAGTGAAATGTTGACGTGCCatcaaagatattttaagaCTCAGTGATTTGTGTGAAAACTATAATTTCATACTGCCTATAAACTAAGCCAAATAAAGGCCAAAACTTTGAAACCTCTCTTACCTTGATGCTGACTCTGAAGGCATGGAGAAATGCAGCCTGGAGTAGATCTTCTAACCAGCCTTGGTCCTgccaatacaaaacaaaaccagcaattaATTGCCAATGGTAGATGAGGAGAAACAAGGTGTGCTGTGTCCAGAACaacccaaaaaagcaaaacaaaaagacaccAAACTATTTCCTGTTTGCTTCCAATTATTTACTGCTGCTCTGTGAATGCTTTTGTCTTGCACTGCATTAACATGCTCCCTCCAattgcagaacagaaaatacaatcCTCAGAATTTGGTGGGTCTGGAGCTTCACATAAACGTCATGTAGAGCTGTGATGATAGTTGGgttaaaactgaagttttaagcaaaattaattaattgaCGCGTTTGGCTTACCTGTTCTCAAacaattcagtgaaaaaaagacCATAAATGACTGCTGAAGAAGTTCTTAGATACGCATTTTACACCCTTTTGTATTTGAGCTTTACACCTTATCACTATATCCACAAAAACATTCTCAAGAACTCTTTTTGGTATGACGTCACGCAAAACCAGTACTGAAAGAGATGTTCCCAAACTTTTATGTAGGCAATTGGTGTTGGTATATGTGCCTTGTATTACAGGGTTGATCATTCCTCAGATTTtctatttcaaggaaaaaaaactcgGGAACTCCTGAAGTAGCATTGCTCATCTGCTGTCAGGTGGCTACTTTTACCTCAtcc includes these proteins:
- the LOC121097972 gene encoding cytochrome b-c1 complex subunit Rieske, mitochondrial; its protein translation is MLSVAARSGPFAPYLSAAAHAVPGPLKPLAPAAARRAEKVPLDLKRPLLCRESMSGRAARGGLVAGASLNAPASVRCIHNDVVVPDFSAYRRQDVLDATVSSQGSSEARKGFSYLLTATTCVATAYAAKNAVTQFISSLSASADVLALSKIEIKLSDIPEGKNMAFKWRGKPLFVRHRTQAEINQEAEVDLSKLRDPQHDLDRVKKPEWVILVGVCTHLGCVPIANSGDFGGYYCPCHGSHYDASGRIRKGPAPYNLEVPSYQFLGDDVVVVG